Genomic DNA from Brassica rapa cultivar Chiifu-401-42 chromosome A04, CAAS_Brap_v3.01, whole genome shotgun sequence:
TCAGATGACAGTACATTAACTAGAGTTTTCCTGTGGCAGGTGGACAAACGAGCATCAGGTAACAGAAATGGCTCCATCAATATTGTaatgtttacattttatattcataatttcTAATGATTTTTGTGACAGACCATACTGGCGATGCTATTTTCCGAATACACAAGCAGTGATCTACGTTGTTGACTCCAGCGATACAGATCGAATCGGGGTGGCAAAAGAGGAGTTTCATGCAATTTTGGAGGTAAACTGCTGCTGAGGCTTCCTCTTCCTATACtgtttaactatttttatgataatttaggAAGACCTTTCTGGCCACGTATTTATTGGTTTAGTTTCTTGTTAGGAATTGTTATAGACGCTTGAAAAGTTTTTCCTATCAAATAGCCCTGCTAATAGGTTAGTGCTGGAAGTGATAGAAAGGAACAAATGATCATTTCTCTCCATAGATATCACGATCTAATCTTAAAATCTTTCATTATGCGTCAAAGCGTCCATTTTCATCATCTAACTCTGGCTCTCTTCTGAACCTTGATTTACAGGAAGAGGAATTGAAAGGTGCGGTGGTTCTCATATTTGCAAACAAGCAGGTTAGTAATGGTAGCTCTTCtgaataattttttggttgATTCATCTGGAAGTTGTATTGATTCCTGTAAGTGAAgaagaatatttattttcattctcTGTAAGCATTTACGGTGATAAAACTTCTTACTGAGTTTCCCTTAAACAAATTGGACAGGATCTTCCTGGTGCACTCGATGATGCCGCTGTGACAGAAGCCTTGGAGTTGCATAAGATAAAGAGTCGCCAGTGGGCAATCTTCAAAACTTGTGCTGTTAAAGGGGAGGGACTTTTCGAAGGATTGGACTGGTAAGCACATTTTTCAGCACGACAATATTcgttttgtttttcaaatattCATCTTTCTTGTCCATCTTTTGATCTTCAGGTTGAGTAATACATTGAAGTCAGGAAGTGGGTAGAGTCTTCTTCATACACTTTCTCGTCATCCCCTCAACATTGTATCTTATCTTCTTTACTTATGTTTAGTAATTTGCTTAGTTCTTAATCTTAAAGAGTTAATATCAACGACATGTTCACTTATtactctttttttgtttccttttgagagaaaaaaaaaacactctacACGGATATGTGATTAGAACCCTTGAGAGATATAACATGTTTTACTTTATTAACATGTTTACTTTATCTAAGAAAATTTTCTGCAGATTTAAAGAATAGCCCCAAAAGTTATACTTTATAatctaaattatataataaactttttttattaccAAAACACATTTGAGTGCTTAGCCGCTATAGCTCAGGGTAACACATTTTTTACTGTATTGACGACAAGTTAAGAACCTATTTAAGTTCTTAGGAGTGAGTTGACAATGAAGAACCGCTCCTTCCTATTATATGTGATGATCGAGATACTCACGAAATTGCCGGCGAAAATATTGATTCCCTTTATTTCCCAACTGAAAGTATAGTTCCTTTTTATAAGCTTCTTAACAATGGAATGATGCCTTTTTACTATGAAGAATCATATTGGTAATATTCTCTAGGTTGAGTAATGCATTGAAGTCGGGAAGTGGCTAAAGTCATCTTCATTTACTCAACGGCTTCGCCCTTTAAAATGATTTCGCTCTGTTAACCATGACATATATACAGCTTAGAGGTTTGTACTAGTGGTCTTCGTCTTCGATGTGTTACCACCCGAGTCCAAACATGATATGATGCATGTTGTTGACCCCGATTCTCAGAGTAAAATGTCTGCACGTTTAAGTGACCATTGTTACCAAACAACATTGTTAATCAAACGATGACTTAAATCAGGTTTTCTACGCTTATAAATACGAGTTTAAGAATTTGTAACTTATTGAcacattaattaaaaaacttaTACAAGTGTTTGCCTCATCAAGTTTTTCTccacttttctttctttttcgaATTAAATTTGCCGGTTACAACATAATTCAATAGCTTAAGTTTACATTAATATAAACTTGTAAACTGGAGAATGTAAAACATACTTAAATGTGTTAATTGAAcactaaacaaataatttagGAAACTACttcatatgatttttgaaaattaggatTGATGTGAAAATGGGTCACTGGTATAAGAACTTTAAAAGTGTTTTAgcagtttttttaatatattttctaaattatattGTTTGCAGTCCAGTAGAAGGATAATAAGAAGACGTTTAGATAGCAAAATCCACTATAAAcctaaaaatgatttaaattaaaacacGAACACCGACAGTTCTTGCCTTAAAGATCGGTGTGGCCTTTACACATGCTTCTGTTCCACATTAAATCTCAATGGACCACTTGATTTTATCAATCAGTTACATATTCTCTCTTATTTTTCACTCATCcaaaaaaggttttaaaattaCCAAATGAATATAATTACACGAAAAAGTTTAATCAATATGTTTAAAAACACTTTGAAGTTACTGGTAATGCAGACAAAGATGGTACTACAATGAACTCATATCTAACAGCTACGCTGTCTAATTTTCATTTACGTCGGCAAACAAAATTTAAGCAAAGAGTAGATTTAATCATCTTCCACACCTCCATTTTCCTTGCGTGAGAGTCCGTGAAAAGAACACGAAACCGATACATGTACTTTCACATGATTATGCCCCACTTCTCCGCAATGTCTAAATTTTCAACTATTCGGCTAAGGTTTGCTGACATGTCATCACTCTATTTGCTACTCTTAGATCTCCATGGGCCCACTTGAACCCAGCGCGTACGCCACAAGCGCCACTTTCAGACCATGAAGAGTCAGGAGTCGTAGAAACTGACTCTATTTTATGATTCCTCAGTCtttaatagagagagaaagggagAAGAAACGTTAATCAATGGCGTCGAGACCGTGCGATTCGTGCAGATCCGCGGCCGCGACTCTGTTCTGCCGCGCGGACGCGGCGTTTCTCTGCGGCGAATGCGACGGAAAAATCCACACAGCTAACAAACTCGCCTCGCGCCACGAGCGAGTCTTGCTCTGCCAAGTCTGCGAGCAATCTCCCGCGCACGTCACGTGCAAAGCCGACGCAGCCGCGCTCTGCGTCACGTGCGACCGTGACATCCACTCCGCTAATCCACTCTCCCGCCGCCACGAGCGCGTCCCCGTCACGCCTTTCTACGACGCTCCTTCAAATGCTGACGTTAGCATGGAGGCTGCGTCTTGGCTCTTGCGCAACCCGAGCGTCAAGGAAGGAGGTGTAGAGATCCCTAACTTGTTTGCTGATCTTGATTACTCGGGGGTTGATCCGAAGATGGAGGCGTCGGAGAATAGCTCCGGCAACGACGGAGTCGTTCCTGTTCAGACCAGAGCTCTGTTTCTCAGCGAAGATTACTTCAACTTCGACATCTCAGCTTCCAAAACAACTTTCCCACACGGATTCAGCTGCATTAATCAAACTGTAAGGTCCCTCTCTCTCACGTGGAGATGAAACTAGTCAGATCTTGAAAACTTTGTGTTTTGTTAAATGTTAGGTTTCGTCAACATCGTTAGATGTACCGTTGGTGCCCGAAGGTGGAGCTGTGGCGGAGATGTCAAGAACGACGGCAGCACCAGCTCTGCAGCTATCTCCTGCGGAGAGAGAGGCTAGGGTTTTGAGGTATAgggagaagaggaagaatcgGAAGTTCGAGAAGACTATTAGGTATGCATCACGTAAAGCATACGCCGAGGTGAGGCCGAGGATTAAAGGACGTTTTGCTAAGCGAACTGATTCAAGAGTTAATGATGGAGGAGAGGTCGGAGTCTACGGCGGGTTTGGAGTGGTCCCGAGTTTCTGAGTCTTTCTTCAGTGTCATGTTGTAAGAAACATTGATGATGGTAGCTAAAGTAACGGTTATTAGAGAAATGTTTAATagttgaaatgtttttttattaacgTCGAACAACTGATATGTGTCACTCCAAAACCATATCAAATCagcaaatataaattataaattacttccATCATCTCGCAAAATCATAATATGGCAGAAGATTCAACGCCACCAGGTTTCACTGCGGTCCCACCAAACGGATCTCTATTTAAGATACATCAAACACTCTTTTTTGCTTATCTTTTTACAAACGGTAAATCTTTGAACCAATATAGACGAGGACAACTAGAGATCCGGGATGTTCCTAAGGAAAAGCATGTATTGGTACCATTTCCTGTTTGGTAATTGGGGCAAGTGCGAACCAACAAGGTTTAGGGTCTTTGTCGAAACAGAGATAGAGGAGCGATCAGAAACTCTTGCGAGAGATAGAGATAAGTAACCTTTATGCTACGGTATGTTTCATTACTGCAATCAGTGATCTTGCCTTTCTCCTGAACTGACCCAACCTTACTGAAAGTTTgttattcattttcttgagtttaCTCACTTTGCCAATTAACACTAATTGTTGAAATGCACTTGGGTGTATTGCCTTAAACATCACTGGATATTGTGCAAGGTTAACAGAAGTAGAAGACTTGGCCTCATGGTCTTAGTTGAATCAATTTATCAACGTAAGAAAACATCTGTCTCAAAAGTTtctcaattattttattaataattttttaaaaaaaataattattgcaTTTTACTTATTAAAAACCAATTGATGGTCTCACTCTTCACAGCCTTAAACCCACTCAGGGCCCTTTGTATATTGGATTCGGTTTTCTCACTCGCTTGGAACGCCGGTTTGGCACTTGTGCAATTGCAGATGCATCAGCTGGATCCTTGAGGGCTTCCTCCAATTTCAAGCAAGACATAGCCTGTTCCAAGGGCTTTTCATCAGCTTCTGCAATCTTCTTTACTCCATCACCTGATAAATCTCTCAATTCCTGCAATCATAAGAAGAAAGATATAGATTAATGAAACACacataataaaaacatatattagcTCTCGAGAAGATGAAATTTATGTACCCTATCCAATACTTCTTGTGCTTGTTGTATTGTATCCTCGAACTCCTTCAGTTTTTTATTCATCTCCTTGGTTATTTTCTTCAGATCTTCATCCATTTCCTTGGTTACTTTCTTCAGctcttccttcttctctttCAGTACTTTCTTaacctcttctttcttctctttcaaaaCTTCTTCCATCTCTTCAATCATTTCCTTCGATATCTTCTTTTGCTCTTTATCCATCATGaataaatctatttttcttTGGTTGCTTTTCTCTTCCGACTTCAGTGTGGTTTCCAAGCTTTATATACAAGTCTTTTTCGTTGTTGTACTCTGCATGCACAAACGTAATTAAAAGGTAGTCGTGTCGCTTTGAATTTATAGATATCTTAATGATTAGTTTTGTTTTCCAGGTTCTTGGAACTCTCCATGTGCGAATAAAATGTTCTATTGCACCACACAAGCTTAATGAAAAGCAATCCGAGTGGTAAACAGTTGTACTATCGTTTTTCATATTAAGATTTCGTGATAATTAGTTTCTTTTCCAATAAGAAGATGAAATGTGGTCAAACGTTTCTTCTGTTTTAAATGTGAGAGCCTATCAAAGTCTCCAAATCCTTAATTCACTCAGACGCTTTGTATCTTGGATTCAGTTTTGGTACTCGCCAACTTTCCTCATCTTCTTTACTCCACTTGATAAATATCTCAATCCGTGAACAGATAATAAGAAAGATAAATTTTGAAATCcacataaaagaaaaacatattagAATCTCAAAAGGCAGCATAGAGACATTTGCAGATATGCCAAAAGTTAATTTGATGATCAATTGACAAGGAAAGTTATACTGAAATCCGAATGAAGTTGTTCATCATGTTACAATCTATTAGTATCATTTCATTAAAAGTTGGATGAACTTTAATAAAgtaatgaagaagatgaatgaAAAGCTGGAGAGAATATAAATCCTAAAAGCACAGAAGAGTATAAATTCCATGTTCTATAGAgctaatatgtttttttttcttttatgtggCTCACATATTTATGTCATTATCTATGCATGGATTGAGAAAGTTATCAGGTAGAGAAAATAGGATAGGAGAAGTAATATGATTAGTTATGCTTCCTCTTTAGCTTCGCAAGCTCTTCTTTAGTTTTGCTTTTCAATTTTTCATGCAGAGGTTGCATTGAcgtacataatttttttattgcacCATTTGTTCAAACTTGTGTTATAGAATTGAGTTGGCCACTAATTATTCTCCATAACGAAAGGTTATCTAGTGGACTAATACTATACAGACCGGCTACGGTGGGTTTTATGGACTAGTCTTACTCAATTACGGTTTCTGACCAATCAAGCCAGGTCCTAACGAAAAAGGGAATGTTTGTTTAACAATAAACAGAGTGCAATTAATATCCAAGGAACCAAAATTGAAAATTCTCTTAAAAAATTCaaggagaagaaaaaaaggaaacattttATGTCTAGAGactaaaaagaaaagagaagtgAGAAGCGTTACATTCATTCTTGGACGATTTCTTCAGTGACATCGATAACATCCTCAAACTCGACTTCTTTAACTTCTTTGGCttcctcatcatcttcttcctcatcactAATCTCACCATCCCTAAGGTTTTGCCTCTCTAGTTTCTCCTCTTCGTGCAGCGACTTCCACTGCATCACCCACTTCTCCCATTCTTCCTTCAACGCCTTTCTCTTCTCCCTGTCTTGTTCACTCAAAAGCAACGACACGTCCTGATCCTCTGCCTCGTACTTCTTGCTGTACTTCCTCAGGTTCTTTGCtatctcttcttccttctctggAGACAAGAATGATGCCGGTCTTGGCCGCCATGCTAGCTGGAAGAAATGGTCCTTCAGTACACGGTAAAGCAACTTCCCATTGAATGACCAGACCGTGAACCCATTCTCCATCTCATGGACTGATGTCACTGCGGTTGCAACGTACctatgaaagaaaaaaagagaaaaccaaTGTAAAACAAAACATGGAAACAAAGAGAAACAACCAATGGACTGTAACTAGTACCTTCCAGTTGGGTCCCATTCGATGTCTGTGGCCATGAAGTGTTCAGTTGTGGCCATAGTCTCCATCTCATCCACATTGAAAAATTCAAGCTGCCCATTGAAATTCTTTAACCCAGCAAGAATGATGTACTTCCCTGAGGGAGACCAGAAGAGTGCATTGGCTTGTTTGGCCTTCAAAGTACCGAGCTTTGTAACCCTTCCACCGTGCTGTGCAGTCTTCATCGTGTAGAAACTGACGTCTGGTCTCGGTTGGTCACCGTGTATCACAGCAAACCTGTGACCCTTAGGCTCCCACGCGAAGGCGATGATCTTGTCGTTCTTGTTGTCCAGCTCAAGGACTTCGATGGGAATATCCCTCTCTTTGATGCGGAAAAGCTCGAATCCAGAGTACGTGCTCTTCTTTGTCTTTGTGTATCGATCAACCTTGACTGCGAGATACTCTCCGCTGCTCTGCCAGTACATCTTGCAGTCGCTTACGCTGAAGAGATTCTTCTGCCTCAGCTCCACCTTGCTAGGGATTTGGACAAGAGCGACCTGAAGACAATGATATGTAAGTAAATTGCTGTTTTAGGGCTTTTTACTTGCATACGAAGTAATAGAAGCATACCTTGGCAGGCTGGTTCCCACCGCCTTGTTCAGGAACGAACAGTGAGAGGATGGAGTCAGTTGGAGACCAACAGATGTCCACCACATTATCAACCTTCATGGACTTCTTGTCTATTAGGCCGAATGTCTCAGTCTCATAGACAGAGATAGTGTTTTTGCTGAGCTTGGCAAAGTATTTATCCTCTTTTCCACCACCCCATCTGCAGAACAAGTTAACAAGATATCAACATATGTGGAAAGATACATTTTGATTGTATACTTTTAGGAAATTACCTGAAAACAGGCCAAGAGGCACCAGCAACACCACCAGGTCCTCCAATTGAAAACTCATCAGCACTACCCTTGAAGTCTCTCATCATCCTCCCGGTTCTCACATCAAACACCTTTATCTCTACTTTCTGAAAGTTTGAAAATAAATCAGAATCTCTtgcttatatataaaaatacaaataaaaataggaAGGCTGCACTCACACTTGCATCTCGCGGGTTACTTGGTTCCTGACTGTGGTAAGTTACGAGGTATTTCTCACCTGGCGAGAAATCAACTAGTTTTACCTTCAATGGAAtcaacaagaaaagaaaaatgtcaAACTTCAGGACAACGAAGAAAAAACAAAGGCACTACGTGACAACTGACAGTAAAGAGGAAAGGCAACGAACAATATTATGCTGATAGCGCATGAGACGAGTGAAAGTATCAGCACCGCCCCAAACAGCTGCACCCTGCTTGTGAAGTGTCACAAGGTACGTACCCAGAGGAGACCACTGCACATAGCTCTCTGTCCAATACTGCATACAAAGAGAACATAATACGTTCAGATGATGGTGAAATTGTATAGAGCATTGCACTAAACAGTCAAGTAACTTACAGGACGCTTATGAACAGGTTCAGTATTCTTCTGCCTAGGATCATTCCATAAAACTTCAGTATCAGGGCCAGAACGAATGACAAGCTGATCCCTCGCTTTTTCATCTGTAAGCCACTTTTGCAAGTTTTCCTGAAAACGTAACGAAAACAAAACACCTCAAAAAGGCTGCAGCGAATACACAAATCAACAAGAGAACATCCAAAACAAAGAACTAGCTGCACAGAACAGATACAAGACAAGTTTCACGGTGGAAACACTGCTAGTCATTAATGAAAACTAGACATACCCCAGGGACATACGGCTTGGTCTGAGGAGCCTCCCACTCCTCCTTCACATTCATCAACCTGTCAAAATCATCGAACATGTTCACAGCAAAGATGTGAGACTTGTCCAACTTGTAGCCATGAGTCTTCTCCTTAGCGTTTTGAGCTTCCTGCAAACCAACCCATATATCAACAACATACATGTGACATAAGCTAACATAAAAGGTTAGATAAGTAACCTGAGGGGTATTAAACTCAATAAAACAGTATCCCAGCGTCACACCGGTGTCCGGATCAACTGGCATCCAGAGTCCATTCTCCTTGATAACACCCAACTGGTTGTAAATCTTCTTCAGGACATTTTCAAGTTTCTCAAACTTTGCCTTCGGGACAACAGGGAGGTTATCAACCACGATGATATTACCGAACCCAGTGTCGAACTCTAGCTGGTCGTCGTGGTAAACACCTTCATCATCACTACACAAccaccacacaaaaaaaaaacaagacaaaTAATGAATCAGTTCCTGTCGTTCAGATATGAATAAGCATAAATAAGATTCGGACCATTAAAACCATTTCATTACAAGAGATCTAATAGAAAAAAGTCTCACCTTTGGATCCCAAAGTCTTCTCCAGGAGGGAGATGGATGGAATCGAGATTAACCTGAGACCAATCTATACCTAACTGAGCCGCACGGGAATCAATGTCAATGTTCGCCATGATTTTCAGAAGCTTAGATTCTCTCTATAGGTATCGAGAGAGAAGCGCTTCAAGAGAAGGAGAATAGTGCCTTagggtttttagttttttttttctttttctttttccttatGCGGTTTCTGATAAGAATATCTTTTTGGTGGATCAGAAAAGTAATGATGTATTATATCTTAAGCCCACTATTATAACGGTCCGtttatataagtatttttttcaaaactaaatctaataaaatatagtCCCAAAAATCGGTAAGACACCGCCTAAACGGTAAATCGCTTCTAACGCTATGTTTTGCCCAAATTTACGGGCTTagtaattttacaaaaaaaatgtaaatagatatctatatatatataaatatcttcgCTTCTCTCCTGTGATGTCACGTCATCAAGTCGTGCGTTATGGAACTGACACGTGTTCCATTTTATATTTGGGgctaaaataaatgaatgcagtcaggggtaattgaacccagcacctctagcactggtaatttctcttaaaactactaggctaaagtcactttttataaatatgtggctgcgaaaatacttattatcgtgtcggCTGGAAgtccatgcttcttctgcttgtggccaggaccgacactgaactgacgtcaagatgaatatcgtgaagttaaaaactttgctccaaatagttttgcaatgtttccaacatttataacttgatgcatataatatatatcaaaatacatttgttgtacacacttttattagttttgcttttaaaagaaggtatttacagttataaatgttttgtgccagtgaagtaatggttgaaaaacctctatacatatgtcattttaaaataacactcaacttctatatatagtcaatacatatgtccatgttatattctagactaaatattttatcttttaaaaatatagaaaacagtttttttagtctacaagcaaatgttgtagagcaaacatgcattatacaaaataatatatatttaaaatccatacgcaaaaacataaaaaatt
This window encodes:
- the LOC103864586 gene encoding ADP-ribosylation factor 1, which gives rise to MGILFTRMFSSVFGNKEARILVLGLDNAGKTTILYRLQMGEVVSTIPTIGFNVETVQYNNIKFQVWDLGGQTSIRPYWRCYFPNTQAVIYVVDSSDTDRIGVAKEEFHAILEEEELKGAVVLIFANKQDLPGALDDAAVTEALELHKIKSRQWAIFKTCAVKGEGLFEGLDWLSNTLKSGSG
- the LOC117133503 gene encoding UPF0329 protein ECU05_1680/ECU11_0050-like, coding for MMDKEQKKISKEMIEEMEEVLKEKKEEVKKVLKEKKEELKKVTKEMDEDLKKITKEMNKKLKEFEDTIQQAQEVLDRELRDLSGDGVKKIAEADEKPLEQAMSCLKLEEALKDPADASAIAQVPNRRSKRVRKPNPIYKGP
- the LOC103864588 gene encoding eukaryotic translation initiation factor 3 subunit B isoform X1; amino-acid sequence: MANIDIDSRAAQLGIDWSQVNLDSIHLPPGEDFGIQSDDEGVYHDDQLEFDTGFGNIIVVDNLPVVPKAKFEKLENVLKKIYNQLGVIKENGLWMPVDPDTGVTLGYCFIEFNTPQVTYLTFYVSLCHMYVVDIWVGLQEAQNAKEKTHGYKLDKSHIFAVNMFDDFDRLMNVKEEWEAPQTKPYVPGENLQKWLTDEKARDQLVIRSGPDTEVLWNDPRQKNTEPVHKRPYWTESYVQWSPLGTYLVTLHKQGAAVWGGADTFTRLMRYQHNIVKLVDFSPGEKYLVTYHSQEPSNPRDASKVEIKVFDVRTGRMMRDFKGSADEFSIGGPGGVAGASWPVFRWGGGKEDKYFAKLSKNTISVYETETFGLIDKKSMKVDNVVDICWSPTDSILSLFVPEQGGGNQPAKVALVQIPSKVELRQKNLFSVSDCKMYWQSSGEYLAVKVDRYTKTKKSTYSGFELFRIKERDIPIEVLELDNKNDKIIAFAWEPKGHRFAVIHGDQPRPDVSFYTMKTAQHGGRVTKLGTLKAKQANALFWSPSGKYIILAGLKNFNGQLEFFNVDEMETMATTEHFMATDIEWDPTGRYVATAVTSVHEMENGFTVWSFNGKLLYRVLKDHFFQLAWRPRPASFLSPEKEEEIAKNLRKYSKKYEAEDQDVSLLLSEQDREKRKALKEEWEKWVMQWKSLHEEEKLERQNLRDGEISDEEEDDEEAKEVKEVEFEDVIDVTEEIVQE
- the LOC103864588 gene encoding eukaryotic translation initiation factor 3 subunit B isoform X2, whose translation is MANIDIDSRAAQLGIDWSQVNLDSIHLPPGEDFGIQSDDEGVYHDDQLEFDTGFGNIIVVDNLPVVPKAKFEKLENVLKKIYNQLGVIKENGLWMPVDPDTGVTLGYCFIEFNTPQEAQNAKEKTHGYKLDKSHIFAVNMFDDFDRLMNVKEEWEAPQTKPYVPGENLQKWLTDEKARDQLVIRSGPDTEVLWNDPRQKNTEPVHKRPYWTESYVQWSPLGTYLVTLHKQGAAVWGGADTFTRLMRYQHNIVKLVDFSPGEKYLVTYHSQEPSNPRDASKVEIKVFDVRTGRMMRDFKGSADEFSIGGPGGVAGASWPVFRWGGGKEDKYFAKLSKNTISVYETETFGLIDKKSMKVDNVVDICWSPTDSILSLFVPEQGGGNQPAKVALVQIPSKVELRQKNLFSVSDCKMYWQSSGEYLAVKVDRYTKTKKSTYSGFELFRIKERDIPIEVLELDNKNDKIIAFAWEPKGHRFAVIHGDQPRPDVSFYTMKTAQHGGRVTKLGTLKAKQANALFWSPSGKYIILAGLKNFNGQLEFFNVDEMETMATTEHFMATDIEWDPTGRYVATAVTSVHEMENGFTVWSFNGKLLYRVLKDHFFQLAWRPRPASFLSPEKEEEIAKNLRKYSKKYEAEDQDVSLLLSEQDREKRKALKEEWEKWVMQWKSLHEEEKLERQNLRDGEISDEEEDDEEAKEVKEVEFEDVIDVTEEIVQE
- the LOC103864587 gene encoding zinc finger protein CONSTANS-LIKE 3, which gives rise to MASRPCDSCRSAAATLFCRADAAFLCGECDGKIHTANKLASRHERVLLCQVCEQSPAHVTCKADAAALCVTCDRDIHSANPLSRRHERVPVTPFYDAPSNADVSMEAASWLLRNPSVKEGGVEIPNLFADLDYSGVDPKMEASENSSGNDGVVPVQTRALFLSEDYFNFDISASKTTFPHGFSCINQTVSSTSLDVPLVPEGGAVAEMSRTTAAPALQLSPAEREARVLRYREKRKNRKFEKTIRYASRKAYAEVRPRIKGRFAKRTDSRVNDGGEVGVYGGFGVVPSF